The following are from one region of the Dehalococcoidia bacterium genome:
- a CDS encoding transposase, which produces MSQNNEEKANAAEARTQETRGFMQQVRVAARHKYTPEEKVRIVLEGFRREVGVRDLCRREGIKPGAFYAWTKDFMEAGKERLTRDTVRDATRQEIEQLKRENGELKHLVADLSLEVYRLKKTAIPPLEGHKGTNG; this is translated from the coding sequence GTGTCCCAGAACAACGAAGAGAAAGCGAATGCTGCTGAAGCCAGGACTCAGGAGACCAGAGGGTTCATGCAGCAGGTCAGGGTGGCTGCGCGACATAAGTATACTCCGGAAGAGAAGGTGCGCATTGTCCTGGAGGGGTTCAGACGGGAGGTGGGGGTAAGGGATCTCTGCCGGCGGGAGGGGATCAAGCCTGGGGCCTTCTACGCCTGGACCAAGGATTTCATGGAGGCAGGGAAGGAGCGGCTGACCCGGGATACGGTGAGGGATGCCACACGCCAGGAGATTGAGCAACTGAAACGGGAAAACGGTGAGCTCAAGCATCTGGTAGCCGATCTGTCTCTGGAGGTGTACCGGCTCAAAAAAACAGCCATTCCGCCCCTGGAGGGCCACAAAGGTACCAACGGATGA
- a CDS encoding FAD-dependent oxidoreductase, translated as MKLFESGKIGNMVTRNRVAMCPMGTVGLLDLDQGFSRRLVDYFSARARGGTGMIFTGVVAVSTAVESGMTTIVSRLDDQKHIGRLNELCDAVHHYGAKLVIQLSPGFGRINFTQGNPIQPVSASAVPCMWDPSVITRELAVEEIDQLVNAYAISAGMAKMAEVDAIEIHGYGGYLMDQFTSSIWNKRTDKYGGDLDGRLRFPMEIIGAARAAVGKGFPLIYKFTADHGIEGGRKLEEGLKIAKRLEKAGVDALHVSGGCYEIWHRTIPFTYEPRASWIYLSEAVKKVVNVPVIADGKLGCPEVAESALQEQKTDFVGLGRPLIADPEWANKVKAGKLDDIRPCIGDNEGCLGRAFGGKYLSCTVNPAAGLEREYTLTPVEKCKHVLVVGGGPGGMEAARVAASRGHEVTLWEKEARLGGKLIPASVPDFKQDIRPLIDYLSTQVRKLGVKVAFMMEASPELIQKVKPDVVIIAIGASPLVPEVPGIGAENVVSALDVLLGKKGTGSTVVVVGGGLVGCETAAYLARKGGKVTVVEMMGQLVPEGMSATAMMGLMELVEKSKVKVMLNTKLLEVTKNGAIVDAGGSRRELKADSIVVALGFKPQSALRDALEGTVPELYAVGDCVRPRNILHAMWEGFHTSRVI; from the coding sequence ATGAAGCTATTTGAATCGGGCAAGATTGGAAACATGGTGACGAGAAATAGAGTAGCGATGTGTCCGATGGGTACGGTTGGGCTTCTGGACTTGGACCAGGGTTTTTCCCGAAGGTTGGTAGATTACTTTAGCGCCCGCGCCAGGGGTGGTACGGGCATGATTTTTACCGGCGTTGTGGCTGTCAGCACTGCTGTGGAGAGTGGCATGACAACGATCGTCAGCAGGCTCGATGACCAGAAGCACATAGGGCGGCTTAACGAGCTTTGCGACGCCGTGCATCACTATGGAGCGAAGCTTGTAATTCAACTATCGCCGGGATTTGGGCGGATAAATTTCACCCAAGGCAATCCGATTCAACCCGTTTCTGCCTCGGCGGTTCCCTGTATGTGGGATCCTAGTGTAATCACTCGTGAGTTGGCTGTGGAGGAGATTGATCAGTTGGTGAATGCCTATGCAATTTCTGCCGGGATGGCCAAAATGGCTGAGGTGGATGCCATAGAGATACATGGTTACGGTGGTTACCTCATGGACCAATTCACGAGTTCGATTTGGAACAAGCGCACCGATAAATACGGCGGTGACCTTGATGGCAGGCTCAGATTTCCGATGGAGATAATTGGCGCCGCAAGGGCGGCCGTAGGAAAGGGTTTCCCCCTGATCTACAAGTTCACGGCTGACCATGGTATTGAGGGTGGGCGCAAGCTGGAGGAAGGGTTAAAGATTGCCAAACGTTTGGAGAAGGCTGGGGTAGATGCGCTGCATGTTTCCGGGGGCTGCTACGAAATATGGCATCGCACCATACCGTTCACGTATGAGCCTCGAGCCAGTTGGATTTACCTGTCTGAGGCAGTGAAGAAAGTGGTCAACGTCCCTGTAATCGCCGATGGCAAGCTGGGATGCCCGGAAGTAGCCGAGAGCGCTCTCCAGGAGCAGAAGACTGATTTCGTCGGTCTGGGAAGACCGCTTATCGCTGATCCAGAATGGGCAAACAAGGTAAAGGCAGGAAAGCTAGACGACATCAGGCCATGCATCGGAGACAATGAGGGATGCCTTGGCCGTGCATTTGGAGGCAAATATCTCAGCTGCACTGTGAACCCGGCTGCCGGTCTGGAAAGGGAGTATACTCTAACGCCGGTGGAGAAATGCAAACATGTGCTGGTAGTGGGAGGTGGGCCGGGCGGAATGGAGGCGGCTAGAGTAGCAGCCTCAAGGGGTCATGAAGTAACTCTCTGGGAGAAGGAAGCTAGACTGGGTGGCAAGCTGATACCCGCCTCTGTCCCCGACTTCAAACAGGACATCAGGCCTCTGATAGACTACCTCTCAACCCAGGTTCGGAAGCTGGGTGTGAAAGTTGCATTTATGATGGAAGCCTCCCCGGAACTGATTCAAAAAGTAAAACCTGATGTGGTAATCATCGCCATCGGTGCCAGCCCGCTGGTTCCGGAAGTCCCAGGCATAGGTGCAGAGAATGTGGTCAGTGCGCTAGATGTGCTTCTCGGCAAGAAGGGGACAGGTTCAACCGTGGTCGTGGTCGGTGGAGGTCTGGTTGGTTGTGAAACCGCTGCTTACCTAGCTAGAAAGGGCGGGAAGGTGACCGTTGTAGAAATGATGGGGCAATTGGTACCAGAGGGGATGAGCGCTACTGCCATGATGGGGCTTATGGAATTGGTAGAGAAGAGCAAGGTAAAGGTGATGCTCAACACAAAACTTCTGGAAGTAACTAAGAACGGTGCTATCGTTGACGCTGGTGGCTCCAGGAGAGAGTTGAAGGCTGATTCTATAGTAGTGGCCTTGGGGTTCAAACCCCAGTCAGCGCTTCGCGATGCGCTCGAAGGCACGGTCCCCGAGCTATATGCCGTGGGCGACTGTGTCCGGCCACGCAACATCCTGCACGCCATGTGGGAAGGCTTTCATACGTCTCGTGTGATCTAG
- a CDS encoding IS3 family transposase, with amino-acid sequence MEKVLVLDRVETLTGQKRQALAELGIPRSTYYRWRHGESFPGKRRRPWNRITPEEDDKVLALAREFPEFSSRQLSTWITDHEAFAISESTVYRILRREGLVKRQETKPMAGKEYHTKTTRPHQMWATDASYFRVVGWGYYYLVTVMDDYSRFILGWKLQKDMTANSLIEVVQEAIDTTGMTDIPVEDRTKLLSDNGAGYVSRAFRDYLHLVGIGHILSAPFHPQTNGKVERYQQSLKREVNQLPYELPSLLEQAIADFVDYYNYRRYHQALSNVTPADVLYDRREQILERRKEVRSQTLNHRRAYNQSFKELILST; translated from the coding sequence GTGGAGAAAGTCTTGGTTCTGGACCGGGTGGAGACCCTGACTGGGCAAAAGAGGCAGGCGCTGGCAGAGCTGGGAATACCCCGGAGTACCTACTATCGGTGGCGGCATGGGGAGTCATTTCCAGGGAAGAGGAGAAGGCCATGGAACCGGATCACTCCCGAAGAAGACGACAAGGTACTGGCCCTGGCCCGTGAGTTTCCTGAGTTCAGCAGTCGGCAACTCTCAACCTGGATTACCGATCATGAAGCTTTCGCCATATCGGAGTCAACGGTGTACCGCATCTTAAGAAGGGAAGGGCTCGTGAAACGTCAGGAGACCAAACCAATGGCCGGTAAGGAATACCACACCAAGACCACGCGGCCGCACCAAATGTGGGCCACGGATGCCTCCTACTTCCGGGTGGTCGGCTGGGGCTACTATTACCTGGTGACCGTGATGGATGACTATTCCCGCTTCATCCTGGGGTGGAAGCTGCAAAAGGATATGACGGCCAACTCCCTCATCGAGGTAGTCCAGGAAGCGATTGATACCACCGGCATGACCGATATCCCCGTTGAGGACCGTACCAAACTGCTCTCAGATAACGGAGCCGGTTATGTCTCCAGAGCCTTCCGGGATTACCTGCACCTGGTGGGCATCGGTCATATCCTGTCCGCACCGTTCCATCCTCAGACCAACGGAAAGGTGGAGCGTTATCAGCAGTCTCTAAAGCGAGAGGTGAACCAGTTGCCCTATGAGCTTCCCAGCCTGCTGGAACAGGCCATTGCCGACTTCGTCGACTACTATAACTATCGCCGTTACCACCAGGCACTCAGCAACGTCACGCCTGCTGATGTCCTATATGACCGGAGAGAGCAGATACTGGAACGCCGGAAGGAGGTGAGGTCACAAACACTCAATCATCGCAGAGCTTACAATCAGTCCTTCAAAGAGCTTATTCTCTCCACCTGA